A single Penaeus vannamei isolate JL-2024 chromosome 22, ASM4276789v1, whole genome shotgun sequence DNA region contains:
- the LOC113809730 gene encoding pupal cuticle protein 36a-like, producing the protein MTKFALYIKAGPIGPQPTSSHYEATGELALLAVILTLGSGAPQGYTLDKPSRPGLTTGPGFSAGVGIASGTGISTGSGFTTGSGVTSGGVSAGVSFTAGSGGLSHGSGGFALGSGLTSGVGDSTGTGGFTGVGGTGGLIGDGFPSITDAIAAGCREGEILHVDGTCVVPEVSRKVFVVDVPQQQQLSGPPPSVPPPKVDHNILFVRLPEEGLAPEPIVVPPPRQNNIVYVLNKQNEQAQRVIEVEAPPPSEPEIYFVKYDDGENPTLPGGIDLLTALGSAAETGGEVIGALGGDGTTGGIGGVSGLQGGVTGQGGLDGIGLEGGVVGGAGLGVSGGSGGVFGGNTGSGSGFEISVGSNSGQFRPGSQGNLGTPSGLYLTP; encoded by the exons ATGACGAAGTTCGCTCTGTATATAAAAGCAGGGCCAATTGGCCCACAACCCACATCCAGCCACTATGAAGCAACTGGTGAGTtg GCGCTCCTAGCTGTGATTCTCACCTTGGGAAGTGGAGCCCCGCAAGGGTACACATTAGATAAACCCTCCAGACCTGGACTGACCACAGGGCCTGGGTTCTCTGCTGGAGTGGGAATTGCAAGTGGAACGGGAATTTCCACTGGATCTGGATTTACAACTGGATCAGGAGTTACGTCCGGCGGAGTTTCGGCTGGAGTAAGCTTTACCGCTGGTTCTGGAGGACTGTCACATGGATCTGGAGGATTTGCCCTTGGATCTGGTCTTACTTCAGGAGTAGGAGATTCTACTGGAACCGGAGGATTTACTGGCGTAGGAGGTACTGGTGGTTTGATCGGAGATGGATTTCCCTCCATTACTGACGCCATTGCCGCTGGATGCAGGGAAGGAGAAATTCTACACGTGGATGGAACTTGCGTAGTTCCCGAAGTGTCTAGGAAAGTTTTCGTTGTCGATGTTCCCCAACAACAGCAGTTATCGGGTCCTCCACCAAGTGTTCCTCCTCCCAAAGTGGATCATAATATCTTGTTTGTGCGTCTTCCTGAAGAAGGTCTTGCACCTGAACCTATCGTTGTTCCTCCACCAAGGCAAAACAACATTGTCTACGTCCTCAACAAACAGAATGAACAAGCTCAAAGAGTTATTGAGGTCGAAGCTCCTCCACCGTCTGAGCCCGAAATCTACTTCGTCAAGTACGATGATGGAGAAAATCCTACTCTTCCTGGAGGTATCGATCTTCTTACTGCTCTTGGATCCGCTGCCGAGACTGGCGGCGAAGTAATTGGTGCTTTAGGAGGCGATGGTACCACTGGAGGTATTGGAGGCGTCTCAGGTCTTCAAGGAGGAGTCACCGGACAAGGAGGCCTTGACGGCATTGGTCTTGAAGGTGGAGTCGTCGGAGGTGCCGGACTGGGTGTTAGTGGAGGCTCCGGTGGTGTATTTGGTGGAAACACCGGATCTGGAAGCGGGTTTGAAATTTCTGTAGGAAGTAACAGCGGACAATTCCGACCGGGATCCCAGGGCAATTTGGGAACTCCGTCAGGTCTATATTTGACACCATAG
- the LOC138865774 gene encoding PE-PGRS family protein PE_PGRS3-like, translating to MANMLGVYKRRISWTSNIIRHETTGCGIPQGYTLDKPSRPGLTTGPGFSAGVGIASGTGISTGSGFTTGSGVTSGGVSAGVSFTAGSGGLSHGSGGLALGSGLTSGAGVSSGTGGLTGVESVGSLIGDGFPSITDAIAAGCKEGEILHVDGTCVVPEVSRKVFVVDIPQQQQLSGPPPSVPPPKVDHNILFVRLPEEGLAPEPIVVPPPRQNNIVYVLNKQNEQAQRVIEVEAPPPSEPEIYFVNYDDGENPTLPGGIDLLTALGSAAETGGEVIGALGGDGTTGGIGGVSGLQGGGTGQGVIGGSGAGLAGGVSEGLGGNQGVSSGVFSGNVSPNGGHGTALGITSGQVRPGSPSNLGAPSGLYSTP from the exons ATGGCGAATATGCTCGGGGTATATAAGCGAAGAATCAGCTGGACATCCAACATCATCCGCCATGAAACAACTG GATGTGGTATCCCGCAAGGGTACACATTAGATAAACCCTCCAGACCTGGACTGACAACAGGGCCTGGGTTCTCTGCTGGAGTGGGAATTGCAAGTGGAACGGGAATCTCCACTGGATCTGGATTTACAACTGGATCAGGAGTTACGTCCGGCGGAGTTTCGGCTGGAGTAAGCTTTACCGCTGGTTCTGGAGGACTGTCACATGGATCTGGAGGACTTGCCCTTGGATCTGGCCTTACTTCAGGAGCAGGAGTTTCTTCTGGAACCGGAGGACTTACTGGCGTAGAAAGTGTTGGCAGTTTGATCGGAGATGGATTTCCCTCCATTACTGACGCCATTGCCGCTGGATGCAAGGAAGGAGAAATTCTACATGTGGATGGAACTTGCGTAGTTCCCGAAGTATCTAGGAAAGTTTTCGTTGTCGATATTCCCCAACAACAGCAGTTATCGGGTCCTCCACCAAGTGTTCCTCCTCCCAAAGTGGATCATAATATCTTGTTTGTGCGTCTTCCTGAAGAAGGTCTTGCACCTGAACCTATCGTTGTTCCTCCACCAAGGCAAAACAACATTGTCTACGTCCTCAACAAACAGAATGAACAAGCTCAAAGAGTTATTGAAGTCGAAGCTCCTCCACCGTCTGAGCCCGAAATCTACTTCGTCAACTATGATGATGGAGAAAATCCTACTCTTCCTGGAGGTATCGATCTTCTTACTGCTCTTGGATCCGCTGCCGAGACTGGCGGCGAAGTAATTGGTGCTTTAGGAGGCGATGGTACTACTGGAGGTATTGGAGGCGTCTCAGGTCTACAAGGAGGAGGCACCGGGCAAGGAGTCATCGGCGGAAGCGGCGCTGGTCTTGCAGGTGGCGTCAGTGAAGGCCTTGGAGGTAACCAAGGAGTTTCTAGTGGAGTATTCAGTGGAAATGTATCGCCAAACGGTGGGCATGGAACCGCCTTAGGAATTACCAGTGGACAAGTCCGACCGGGATCCCCGAGTAATTTGGGTGCACCGTCAGGTCTATATTCAACACCTTAG
- the LOC113813446 gene encoding uncharacterized PE-PGRS family protein PE_PGRS10-like, producing the protein MTNFGLYIRAGPIGQPTSSHDEATGSGAPQGYTLDKPSRPGLTTGPGFSAGVGIASGTGISTGSEFTTGSGVTSGGVSAGVSFTAGSGGLSHGSGGLALGSGLTSGVGASGTGGLTGVGITGGLIGDGFPSITDAIAAGCKEGEILHVDGTCVVPEVSRKVFVVDVPQQQQLSGPPPSVPPPKVDHNILFVRLPEEGLAPEPIVVPPPRQNNIVYVLNKQNEQAQRVIEVEAPPPSEPEIYFVNYDDGENPTLPGGIDLLTALGSAAETGGEVIGALGGDGTTGGIGGVSGLQGGVTGQGGLDGIGLEGGVVGGAGLGVSGGSGGVFGGNTGSGSGFEISVGSNSGQFRPGSQGNLGTPSGLYLTP; encoded by the exons ATGACGAACTTCGGTCTGTATATAAGAGCAGGGCCAATTGGACAGCCCACATCTAGCCACGATGAAGCAACTG GAAGTGGAGCCCCGCAAGGGTACACATTAGATAAACCCTCCAGACCCGGACTGACCACAGGGCCTGGGTTCTCTGCTGGAGTGGGAATTGCAAGTGGAACGGGAATCTCCACTGGATCTGAATTTACAACTGGATCAGGAGTTACGTCCGGCGGAGTCTCGGCTGGAGTAAGCTTTACCGCTGGTTCTGGAGGACTGTCACATGGATCTGGAGGACTTGCCCTTGGATCTGGCCTTACTTCAGGAGTAGGAGCTTCTGGAACCGGAGGACTTACTGGCGTAGGAATTACTGGTGGTTTGATCGGAGACGGATTTCCCTCCATTACTGACGCCATTGCCGCTGGATGCAAGGAAGGAGAAATTCTACACGTGGATGGAACTTGCGTAGTTCCCGAAGTGTCTAGGAAAGTTTTCGTTGTCGATGTTCCCCAACAACAGCAGTTATCGGGTCCTCCACCAAGTGTTCCTCCTCCCAAAGTGGATCATAATATCTTGTTTGTGCGTCTTCCTGAAGAAGGTCTTGCACCTGAACCTATCGTTGTTCCTCCACCAAGGCAAAACAACATTGTCTACGTCCTCAACAAACAGAATGAACAAGCTCAAAGAGTTATTGAGGTCGAAGCTCCTCCACCGTCTGAGCCCGAAATCTACTTCGTCAACTACGATGATGGAGAAAATCCTACTCTTCCTGGAGGTATCGATCTTCTTACTGCTCTTGGATCCGCTGCCGAAACTGGCGGCGAAGTAATTGGTGCTTTAGGAGGCGATGGTACCACTGGAGGTATTGGAGGCGTCTCAGGTCTACAAGGAGGAGTCACCGGACAAGGAGGCCTTGACGGCATTGGTCTTGAAGGTGGAGTCGTCGGAGGTGCCGGACTGGGTGTTAGTGGAGGCTCCGGTGGTGTATTTGGTGGAAACACCGGATCTGGAAGCGGGTTTGAAATTTCTGTAGGAAGTAACAGCGGACAATTCCGACCGGGATCCCAGGGCAATTTGGGAACTCCGTCAGGTCTATATTTGACACCATAG